One window of Nocardia sp. NBC_00508 genomic DNA carries:
- a CDS encoding putative quinol monooxygenase has product MIFIVVKFETRPEWAERWPDLVAEFTEGTRAEDGNLWFEWSRSLANPAEYVLVEAFRDADAGRAHVTSAHFEKAMAELPRALAATPKIISQTIDATGWSEMGEMTVA; this is encoded by the coding sequence ATGATCTTCATCGTCGTGAAATTCGAGACCCGCCCGGAGTGGGCCGAGCGCTGGCCGGACCTGGTCGCCGAGTTCACCGAAGGCACCCGCGCCGAAGACGGCAATCTCTGGTTCGAGTGGTCCCGCAGCCTGGCCAACCCAGCCGAATACGTACTGGTGGAGGCATTTCGGGACGCCGACGCCGGCCGAGCTCACGTCACCAGCGCGCACTTCGAGAAAGCGATGGCGGAACTGCCGCGCGCTCTTGCTGCCACTCCGAAGATCATCAGCCAGACCATCGACGCCACCGGCTGGTCGGAAATGGGCGAGATGACCGTGGCGTGA
- a CDS encoding helix-turn-helix domain-containing protein: MTDMKRVRRHELVDRRTSDVSKRLLASWQRSEDYGVPLEEIDPVFTGTENLGSLFFRCGSEVLADLHSTLADEPVGMMLADADGVVLSRLSGDRALLDALDDVHLAPGFGYAERDVGTNGLGLALADRVPTLVRADQHYALSLCTFTCAAVPVLDPTSGRLEGSVNLTTWSQSSSNLLLALARSAASNTAALMLARSSGRSPRRTTRGQVFRVEVPRLEPGSGTVAALSRPWNEAVAAAEQAMTSGRIVAAVGESGSGRATALAQAARRAYPRDRILSAGTPAPADVDTWLGLWTPELDKAHTAVIVRDVDALPVWAAEQLRDLLDRHGDIAPFAVTAEHFADIPASLAARIDTVVPVPALRDRPDDVGTLAAHLTCRVRGREITISAAAQRALRGYDWPGNVNELSQVVSHLASRCDAIDLADLPPQLLAGSTRHLSRIEAFERGEIVRVLSTTSITMARAAAELGMSRATLYRKIAQYDLRMPRERSS, encoded by the coding sequence ATGACGGACATGAAACGGGTCAGGCGTCACGAACTGGTCGACCGCCGCACGAGCGACGTCTCGAAGCGATTGCTGGCGTCATGGCAACGCAGCGAGGACTACGGCGTGCCGCTGGAGGAGATCGATCCGGTATTCACCGGCACCGAGAACCTCGGGTCGCTGTTCTTCCGGTGCGGTAGCGAAGTGCTGGCCGATCTGCACTCGACCCTGGCCGACGAGCCAGTCGGCATGATGCTCGCCGACGCCGACGGCGTGGTGCTCAGCCGGCTCAGCGGTGACCGCGCACTGCTCGACGCGCTCGACGACGTACATCTGGCACCGGGCTTCGGCTACGCCGAACGCGACGTGGGCACCAACGGGCTGGGGCTGGCCCTCGCCGACCGGGTGCCGACATTGGTGCGCGCCGACCAGCACTACGCGCTGAGCTTGTGCACATTCACCTGCGCCGCAGTCCCGGTGCTCGACCCGACATCCGGCCGACTTGAAGGCAGCGTCAACCTCACCACCTGGTCACAGTCGTCCAGCAATCTACTGCTGGCACTGGCTCGCTCGGCCGCGAGCAACACCGCCGCACTCATGCTTGCCCGCTCGAGCGGCCGGTCACCGCGCCGCACGACGCGCGGCCAGGTCTTCCGCGTCGAGGTGCCTCGCCTCGAGCCCGGATCGGGCACCGTCGCTGCTCTGTCGCGGCCGTGGAACGAGGCGGTCGCCGCCGCCGAACAGGCGATGACATCCGGACGGATCGTCGCCGCGGTGGGCGAATCCGGTTCCGGTCGCGCGACCGCCCTCGCCCAGGCCGCCCGGCGCGCCTACCCCCGCGACCGCATCCTCTCGGCAGGCACGCCGGCACCGGCCGATGTCGACACGTGGCTGGGACTCTGGACACCCGAACTCGACAAGGCTCACACCGCGGTGATCGTGCGCGACGTCGACGCGCTGCCGGTCTGGGCCGCCGAACAACTGCGCGACCTCCTCGACCGCCACGGCGACATTGCGCCGTTCGCGGTCACCGCCGAACACTTCGCGGACATCCCCGCATCGCTGGCCGCACGCATCGATACCGTCGTCCCGGTGCCCGCTCTGCGTGATCGGCCCGATGACGTCGGGACCCTGGCTGCGCACCTGACGTGCCGAGTGCGCGGTCGCGAGATCACCATCAGCGCCGCGGCCCAGCGGGCGTTGCGCGGCTACGACTGGCCCGGCAACGTCAACGAACTGTCCCAGGTGGTGTCACACCTGGCGAGCCGGTGCGATGCGATCGACCTCGCCGACCTGCCGCCGCAACTGCTGGCCGGCAGCACCCGCCACCTCTCCCGTATCGAGGCGTTCGAGCGCGG
- a CDS encoding NAD(P)-dependent alcohol dehydrogenase, translated as MRAVQVVGYHRNLEMTEVEAPTPTGPFDVVVKIGGAGVCRTDLHILEGQWAETSQVRLPYTIGHENAGWVHAVGSAVANVAEGDKVIVHPLITCGLCRACRSGDDVHCAANAFPGIDTNGGYADYLRTSARSVVRIDDSLEPADVAALADAGLTAYHAAAKAARRLTPRDRAVVIGAGGLGHIGIQVLKALTPAELIVVDRNPDALNLAAAIGADRTVVADGSHVEQVLDLTGGHGAETVVDFVGEGGATAEGIRMLRRAGDYHIVGYGENIEVPTIDIVSTEINIIGNLVGSYNDLCDLMALAARGAVTLHTQKYALDDFQSALDDLDAGKVRGRAILVP; from the coding sequence ATGCGAGCCGTCCAGGTCGTCGGCTACCACCGCAACCTCGAGATGACGGAGGTCGAGGCGCCCACTCCTACCGGGCCCTTCGACGTCGTCGTGAAAATCGGCGGCGCCGGAGTGTGCCGGACCGACCTGCACATTCTGGAAGGGCAGTGGGCCGAGACATCCCAGGTGCGGTTGCCGTACACGATCGGCCACGAGAACGCCGGCTGGGTGCACGCGGTCGGTTCCGCGGTCGCCAACGTGGCCGAAGGCGACAAGGTCATCGTGCACCCGCTGATCACCTGCGGGCTGTGCCGCGCCTGCCGCTCGGGCGACGACGTGCACTGTGCGGCCAACGCCTTCCCCGGCATCGACACCAACGGCGGCTACGCCGACTACCTCAGGACCTCTGCCCGCAGTGTGGTCAGGATCGACGACTCGCTCGAGCCGGCCGACGTCGCCGCATTGGCCGACGCCGGGCTCACCGCCTACCACGCCGCGGCCAAGGCCGCCCGCCGCCTGACCCCGCGCGACCGCGCCGTCGTCATCGGGGCGGGCGGGCTGGGCCACATCGGGATCCAGGTACTCAAAGCCCTCACCCCGGCCGAACTGATCGTCGTCGACCGCAACCCCGATGCCCTGAATCTCGCTGCAGCGATCGGCGCCGACCGCACCGTGGTCGCCGATGGCAGCCACGTCGAGCAGGTGCTGGACCTGACCGGCGGCCACGGCGCCGAAACCGTGGTCGACTTCGTCGGTGAAGGCGGCGCCACCGCCGAAGGCATCCGGATGCTACGCAGGGCAGGCGATTACCACATCGTCGGCTACGGCGAAAACATCGAGGTGCCGACGATCGACATCGTCTCCACCGAGATCAACATCATCGGAAACCTCGTCGGCTCCTACAACGACCTGTGTGACCTCATGGCACTCGCCGCGCGCGGCGCGGTCACCCTGCACACACAGAAATACGCCCTCGACGACTTCCAGTCCGCCCTCGACGACCTCGACGCGGGCAAGGTCCGCGGCCGGGCCATCCTCGTTCCCTAG